The segment GAGTTTTCCATGAAATGGGCTTCAGCCATATCAACTCAGGACACAATAGAAGCCTGCATTGAAGAGGCAACTCAGAGTATTAAAAAACAGCTGTCAGGAAAGCTGGCGGATCTGACGATCGTTTTTGTTTCCCCGCATTTTGCCGGTGACTATCAAAAAATACCGCTCATAATCCGTGAACGAATGGAACCCGGATTGTTTTTCGGGTGTTCCGGCGGCGGCATCATCGGCGCCGGAAAGGAAGTGGAACAGCAGCCCGCGTTCAGCATCACTGCAGCGCATCTGCCGGGGGTGAAGGTTCAGCCCGTTCAAACCGACACCCTGGAATTGCCGGACCAGGACACCGGACCCGGAGTCTGGCGGGATTGGCTGGGAGTTTCCGCAGAGAGCCACCCGCATTTCATATTTCTTGCCGATCCGTTTTCGTTTCGCGGAGAGGAGTTTCTGGCGGGACTCGATTTTGCGTATCCCAACAGCAAAAAAGTCGGCGGGCTGGCCAGCGGCGCTCAAACGCAGGGCGGGAATGCACTCTATCTGGGGAATGAGATTTATTCCGAAGGTCTGGTGGGAGTGGCCTTGAGCGGAAACATCGAGCTCGATACCATCGTGGCGCAAGGATGTCGCCCGATCGGGCAACCATTGAAAATCACCCAATGTCAGCAGAACATGCTTCAAAAACTGGACAATGCGCCCCCCATGGAAGTGCTTCAGGAAATCAATGAAACCTTGAATGAAAATGACCGCAATCTGATGAAAACCTCCCTGTTTCTTGGCATAGAGATGGACCCGTTGAAGGACGACCCGCAGCGCGGAGACTTTTTGATCCGCAACCTGATGGGGGTCGACCACCAGTCGGGTGCGCTGGCCATCGGAGCGATGTTAAGAGAAGGACAACTGGTTCAGTTTCATCTGCGGGATAAAGTCATGTCCGCTGAAGATCTGGATGTGATGTTGAACCGCTACCATTCCGGCGGCAAAGCGGACGACGCCTGCGGCGCTCTTTTGTTTTCCTGTCTGGGGCGCGGGCAGTATTTGTACGGCAAACCCAATCACGACACCGACATGTTCAGGGACAAAATGGGTGAAATCCCGCTTGGCGGGTTTTTCTGCAATGGCGAGATCGGTCCCGTCGGCAACACCACGTTTTTGCACGGCTACACCAGTTCCTTTGGCATATTCCGGCCTCAGCCTGAGAAGGTGGAGGGCGAGCAGGTCAGCAGGTGAATCAACCCAACACCCCTTGCGGGTTTTACAATTCAATAAATTTAATTGGAGAAAATTTAATGGCTGTTGAAGTGAACGTTTCCACCACCCCTAATGAACACGCAATGAAATACACCCTCAACTGCAACGCCATCGAATCCGGCTACAAGACCTATAAAAATGCCGGAGAAGCGGAAGAATGTGCGGTGGCGAAAGCCCTGTTCGCCATCGACGGCGTGGAGCAGGTGTTCTTGATGGCGGACTTCGTGACCGTCAATAAAAAGGCCGGCGCCAAGTGGTCGGACATGGAAGGGGCGGTCCTGGAAGCCATCAAAGCTTCTTATTAGCAGTCCCCATTGATTAGAGACATTTCGTGAAAATCACCATTTTGGGCTCCGGCACATCCGTGCCATCTTTGGAGCGCAACTCATCCGGGGTTCTGTTGCAAAAAGGAGGAACCCACTCCCTCATCGATTGCGGATACGGCACCCTGCATCAATTGTTGCGGTTGGGGCTGACCTATAAAGACATCGACCGCATTTACTTCACTCACATTCATCCTGACCATATGTATGATCTTGTTCCCATGCTGTTCGCCGCCCGTTATCCTGAGGACCTCAGGGAAAAAAAATTGGAGATCGTCGCCGGACCGGGCTTTCAGGAATTTTTTGAAGGGCTTCTTAAAGCTTACAAAGGCTGGCTGACGCCGAAGCGGTATGAAATTAAAATCATCGAGCAGGATGAAGCAACCCGCAAGTACGACGGTTTGAGCGTGACGACCCGGAAGGTGAAACATATCCCCATCAGCCGCGGCTATCGAATGACCGATGAAAAGGGTAAAACCGCGGCTTTTTCCGGGGACACCGACACCTGTGACGGGATGATCGAACTGGGCCGCGATGCCGACCTGATGGTTTTAGAATGTGCAACGCCGGATGAATTGAAAGTAGACGGTCATTTGTCACCCACCCCGGCGGCAAAACTCGCCCAAACAGCCAATTGCAAAAAACTGTGCCTCACGCATTTTTATCCCCCGTGCGATTTGACCGCGTTCCGTAAAATCGTCGCCCGTGAATACACAGGCGAACTTTTCCTTGCGGAAGATTTGATGGTGTTCCAGTTATAGCAAACGGAGTTGTTCAGGTGGGTAGAGCGGAGTTATCCCTGAGAGAAAGTTATTTGTTTTCTTCGCGTTTGGCTTGAATGAAGTTGGCGACCATGATCAGGACTTTGAATATGCCGATGGTGACGAAAACGCCGGCCAGAAATTGCAAAAGCGGTGGCAGGCTCTCCATAAAGTCGACGATGGTTTGAACAAATCCGTAGCGTATAGGGTCCATGAAGGTGAATTAGAGTGAAGGGTTGATTAAAATCCGTCGCCCCTTTTTGAGAAAAGGTGAGAGGGATCATCCAATAAAAATCTCGGTTTTTTCCGTTTCGAGGTCGATTTTGAGAATGCGGTGATTGTTGGTGTCGGAAACGTAAAGGCAATTGTCGACCTCTACCACGCCCGCCGGTTCCCACAACCGCGTACAGCTTGCATCATCGCAAAGGATGTTTGTTGACGCTTGGATAGTGGTCACGTCCAAGGTTTTCAGATCCAGAACTTTGATCTTATCATTGTAGGAGTCGGCGATATAAACTTTCCCCTTGGAATAATGCAAACCCAACGGATGTTGCAGGACGGCTTCTTTTCCTTTTCCATCCTGGTCACCGAAATCGAATAACCCGGTTCCCACCAAAGTATCCACAAACCCCGCACCCTGAAGGTCGATGACCCGCACCGAACTGGTCTCGCTGTCGACAAGAAACAGCTGGTTCTCACCCAAACTCAAACCGCTGGGTTGCGAAAACGTTGCCTGATTGCAGGGACCGTCGACGATGGATTCCGCTCCCGTCCCTGAAAACAGGCTGACCATGCCCTCGGCAATTTCGTAACAGCCGATCTGGTGGGTCCCGGCGTTAGCGAAGTAAAGAAGGTTGCCTTGCAGGGCAACATCCCAGGGGGAACTGATACCGGTCTCCTTTCCCGGCCCTCTTTCTTTTAAAAATCCTCCCTGCTTTCCGGTCCCGGCGACGGTGGCAACCGTGTTTGTGGCGAGATCGATTTTGCGAAGGAGATGGTTTTCCGTGTCCCCCACCCAGAGGGTTTGCCCCTGATAACAGAGTCCCTGAGGACGAAAGAATTCCGCTTCCTCTAAGGACCCGTTTTTCTGGCCGATGTTCCCGGAACCGATCCGCCGGGTGATGTTGCCTTTGCGATCGGCGGTGGCGATCTGATTGTGGTTGGAGTCGGCAATGGCGAATTCATCCGCTTCCGGGTTGTAGGCGATTTTCCCCGGAAACCTGAGGGTCGTGTCAGGCGTCAAGGCAGGCGGAGTTAAAAGTTCAGCGGCGTTTTCCTGAAGAACGCCCTTTTGTTTCATCTCTTCCACCACTTGAGTGACCGAGGCATCCAGCATCTCCGGGTCCGGCTCGCCAGGAAGTTGACCGAGGATGTAGCCGTCAGGCCCGATGAAAATCAGCGTCGGCCAGGCGCGCACCGTGTAATTTTTCCAGATGGTGAAGTGTTCGTCGTGCACGATGGGATGGACGATCTCATAACGATCGATCGCTTTAGAGACGTTGTCCGTGGCTTTTTCGCCTGGAAACTTCGGACTGTGCACGCCGATCACCACCACCGAGTCGGGAAATTTTTCTTCAATGCGTTTGAGCGTCGGAATGATATGGATACAGTTGATACAGCAGAACGTCCAGAAGTCCAGTATGACCAATTTACCTTCGAGGTCCGGCAGGTCAAGAGGTGCTTTCACGTTGAACCAGGGAAGGTTTTCAGCGTTTAATTTAGGTGCGTGGATCAGTTGCATGGAGTTATTTAAGAATTTCAATTGGAGTGGATTGTAAACTTTATTGCCTGAAAAGCGCAACTACCGCCGGCGAGGCGGTGAAAATAGTTCTCACGGAAGTCTATTTTAGCGCTCGGCGATGAAATAGACCCTTGATAAAAAAAGAGTTTTCGGCACCCGGCCTCAGCCTGTTGGTGAAAACGTTTTGATTTCAATTGCCAGAAATCATTAGGTATAATAGGCTAAATCATATGGAATAATGCAGAATAAATTCACCTCTGAAATGAATCAAGAGTCCGATATGCGCGAACCCCACTCTTCCCAAAAGCTGTTAAAATTGATCCGAATTTTGTTTTTTTGTTTTATTGCGATTTCCTTTTCAAGCATTCCATTTTCTTTTGCCGACACCTCCGGTTCCAAGTTCGAAAATAGAGGAGACGTGGTGGTGGATAGCCAAACAGGTTTAATGTGGCAGAAGGCCGACTCCTATCATGAATTGAAAAAGGGAGTCAACTGGTACGAAGCTCAGGAGTACATCGGTAAAAAAAATGCGCAAAAATTTGGCGGTTATGAAGATTGGCGGTTGCCCACGCTGGATGAATTGAACAACCTGTGGGACGCTTCCCGCCCCTTGAACAGCAAGGATGGGGAAAAAATCGGATTGCCCGGAGAATTTACAGCGGGAGGAAGTTACTATTTGTGGACCGCCAACGAACGCGGTCTGGATAATGTCTGGTATTTTGGACTGGGCCACAAGGAAAACTATTTCAACCTGAAAGAACTGGGGGACTTGGATCAGGGAGTTCGAATGGTCCGTAAGGCGAAAGGTTCCGAGGGCTGATTTTCCTTTGATGGGTCCGGGAAATTTTAATTCAAAAGGGCGTTGGAAGCCTGCCTTCCGACTGAGGACGAACCATGAAACACACCATAGAACCACTGGCCGGTTGTGTCCGGTCCGTTATATCTTTTAATTGGCTGTTCGCCTGTTTGACGGTTTTGCTACTCGTTCCCGGCTCGGCATTTTCCGAGGACAAAAAGGACCCGGATCACTCCATGCACTCGATGGATCATGGGGGCATGGACCACGGGAGCATGGATCATGGAGGAATGACGCATCAGGAAAAACCGGTCACGCCGGGTGGAGAGTACCGAACCGAACCGAGTCCGATGGATCATGGCGGTCACGGGGACCACGGTGCACAACCGGACAGCCTGTTTCGAACCCGGGGCGCTCATGATGCCATGAACATAAAAAAACCGGAAGTGGGCGGGGAAGAGGCTCTCCTTGCCAGGGGCCGGAATATTTATCTGCACATGTGTGTGTTTTGTCATGGCCAGGACGGTAACGGCGGCGGCGCCGCGGTGGAGTATCTTTATCCTTGGCCGAGGGATTTTCGCCTGGGAATTTTCAAGTTTCGCACCACGCCGACCGGCACCCTGCCGCGCGATGAAGATCTTTACCGGACGATCATCAAAGGAGTTCCGGGGACATCGATGCCCGCCTGGGAGGACGCCGTTTCTCCCGAGGACACCTGGGCGTTGATCAATTTGATCAAGAGTTTCTCGCCCAGGTTTCAAAAAGAACCTCAGGGAGAATCGATTCAGCCCGGTGAACCTCCGAAAGCGACTCCGGAGTTGATCGCCAAAGGCAAGAAGTTGTTCAATCAACACAAATGTGTGGATTGCCACGGCCTAAAAGGCCGCGGGGACGGAAAATTCGCCGATTCCCTGATCGACGCCTGGAAGCACGCGGTGTTTGTGCACGACATCACCGATCCAAACGCCTTAAAGTCCGGTTATTCCGCGAAGGATCTTTTCCGCACCCTGAGCACGGGTCTGGATGGAACGCCCATGCGGGCTTATTCCGATTTGCCGAAAAATGACCGCTGGGCACTGGTTCATTACATCCGTTCCATTTTTTCCAAAGAGTTTAAAAAAGCGGAATTTGAGACCGACCTCTATTCCTATCCGGTGGGCGTTGAGTTGAACACCGACGTGAACAGCCCGGTCTGGGAAGGCGTCAAATCCACGCAGTTGGTGTTGCGCCCGCTGTCCGCAAGGCGCGGAGCGATCGAATCCATCAACGTGTCCTCGGTGAACAATGGCGAACAGATGGCCATTCGTCTGCGGTGGAGAGATCCCACCCATGACGCCTTTTCTGAATTGACCTCCGATGTGTTTCGCGATGGGGCCGCCGTTCAGTTTGCGCTGGGAGACGTCACCCTTCACACGCACGGGCACAACGAGCCGTTTTTTGGCATGGGCAACCGCAACAAGCCGGTCAATATCTGGCACTGGAAGGCCGGCCTGGAGGAAACCATGGAAGCCGAGGATGAACTTGAATACGCCGGCGGCGGCGTCGATATGGATGCTTTGATATTCGGGGGGATCATGTCCAACCCGGTGTCCCGCTTGAACGCTACCGCCGAGAATGCAGTTGAGGAACTGAACGCCGAAGGCTTTGGAACGATCACCCCCCAGCCTCCTGAAAATCAAAACGTCGAAGGCTATGGAGAATGGAAAGATGGCGCCTGGACCGTGGTCTTTCTACGCGATATGCCGAAAACCGGAAAATGGGACATCGACCTCACCCGCAGCGATTCAGCGCTGGTGGCGTTCGCGCTTTGGGACGGGTTGAAAGAAGACCGCAACGGACGCAAGGTCGTCAGCGTCTGGCAGCGGTTGAATCTGGTTACCAAATAATTCGCAACCGGGGAAAGGCCATTTCAGCATTTCGACATTCGGTGGTTAAAAAGAAGCGGCTGGTATTTTTTCTGGTTGCCACCGTTATTTTTGGCGGGGGAGGCTTCGGCCAGGCCGGCGCCTTGGAACAGGTGGGTTC is part of the Nitrospinaceae bacterium genome and harbors:
- a CDS encoding arylsulfatase, which codes for MKITILGSGTSVPSLERNSSGVLLQKGGTHSLIDCGYGTLHQLLRLGLTYKDIDRIYFTHIHPDHMYDLVPMLFAARYPEDLREKKLEIVAGPGFQEFFEGLLKAYKGWLTPKRYEIKIIEQDEATRKYDGLSVTTRKVKHIPISRGYRMTDEKGKTAAFSGDTDTCDGMIELGRDADLMVLECATPDELKVDGHLSPTPAAKLAQTANCKKLCLTHFYPPCDLTAFRKIVAREYTGELFLAEDLMVFQL